The Candidatus Bipolaricaulota bacterium genome contains the following window.
GTAGGAAATGGTGGTCTCAGGCGCATGGTTGTCGAGGAGGAAGGTCAGGGTTTGGACCGGTTCGGCGTTTCCCAGATGATCGACCGCGTAGTAGGAAACCTTGTACACCCCGTCCTCTCCGCTGAGGTTGAACGGACCGGAGTACTCCTGCCATTCCCCGTTGTTGATCGAATAGAGGATCTTCGCCACTCCGCTCCCCGGATCTTTGGCCTCGAGGGTGATCGGGATGGCAGAGTCGACCACGAGGTACCCCTGCGGCGAGCGCGGCAGGCTGGTGGTCATCCCCCGAGCCGGGGTGAAGTGCGTCGCCTCCACCGGCGGGCGCATCAGCGGGTAGGGATCGAACACGATCCCGTAGGGAGTATCACCGATTCCATCCCCGTTCTCGTCGGTTCCGGTGTAATCGCTCCAGTAGTTTCCCGTCGTATCTGAGTACCACGCGCTCTTGCGCGGGACGTCGCGGGCGGCGATCCCGTTGTTCACGAATGAATTCCCGTAGATCACGGCATCACGCGAGTCGGCGTCAAGGACGATCCCGTAATTGTTGGCGGAAAGGACCGTTCCGGTGATCGTGATCCCGCGCGCATTGAGAAGGTGGATCCCGATTCCGTTTATGTTGAGCTCACAGCCCTCGATGCGGCCGTTCTTGACCGAGTTCAGGTAGATACCGGCATTTCGGGCCCGTTCGACAACACAGCCCCGGATCACGAAGTAGCTCGTAGTGTGATCGATGTAGATCCCGTAGTCAGCGTTTGCGGCGTCGATCGACCAACCGGATATCACGTACGGATCATCCGCGGTTCCACTCCCGCCCGTGACCCCGTTCGCCGTGGTGAACTCGTCGTCGCTTCCGATGTAAATCGGGGCGTGATTGCCCCACCACAAATAACCTCCTGACTCCCCCCCCATCAGGACGACCGAAGTGACCCCCACCACCAGGACGGCCACTACTAACGCGATCTTCCTGCCCATTGTTCCCTCCTTAGCATGATATCCAACATTTTCAGGATACCACTTTTTCCTGCAAAAGGAAAGTGCCCCACCGCAGTAGCAGCGGGGGAATGGATGAACTATACTACCTCCGTAGAGGATAAACGTGCGAGCGTGCATCAAGGAGAGAGTCTACATGAAGCGAGAGTTTTCTGAGCAGGACCCATTCACGCGGTTCCTGATCCACAATCCTGCCCGCGGGCGGAAGGTGATGGCCCTCAATCGAGCCGGGCGGAAGTTGCTCGCTGCAGGGCGGCGCGAAGAAGCGGAGGCCAAGTTTCGTGCAGCATTGAAGATCTGCGAATACGCCATCCCCGCCCTCAACAATCTTGCCCTGTGCGCGCAGGCAAAGGGCGATCCCCAGCTTGCCATCCGCACGGCAAACCGAGTGCTGGAGTACATCCCTGATAACATCTTCGCCCACTGTACGCTCGCGGAATGCTACGCCGAGCTGGGGAAGGAGCAACAGGCGGAGCGGCACATGCGGCGGGCGCTTAGCTCCGCC
Protein-coding sequences here:
- a CDS encoding right-handed parallel beta-helix repeat-containing protein, with protein sequence MGRKIALVVAVLVVGVTSVVLMGGESGGYLWWGNHAPIYIGSDDEFTTANGVTGGSGTADDPYVISGWSIDAANADYGIYIDHTTSYFVIRGCVVERARNAGIYLNSVKNGRIEGCELNINGIGIHLLNARGITITGTVLSANNYGIVLDADSRDAVIYGNSFVNNGIAARDVPRKSAWYSDTTGNYWSDYTGTDENGDGIGDTPYGIVFDPYPLMRPPVEATHFTPARGMTTSLPRSPQGYLVVDSAIPITLEAKDPGSGVAKILYSINNGEWQEYSGPFNLSGEDGVYKVSYYAVDHLGNAEPVQTLTFLLDNHAPETTISYGTPSYSDATGQWLTSRTPVILTLSSKSTFGRTRTYFAIDGGPWREYSGPFHVRGMDGPHTISFYSRNASGVTEEPQTVTVYKDDTAPSTTGRGTAPGASSSAPPAESVATTVPQSEPAPSQPVETSSVTVTPPPAVIPAPAQTGGETVQTPPAG